GGAGTTCGTGCACCGAGTTAATCTCGCGCGATTCCAGAACCGTCCGGGCTAGAAAAGATAATAACCAACGTTCTGCCCTTTTCAAAAAAGGTCTTTTAAACCTCGCCGATAATCGGCCGGTTCCTTATTAACATCTTCGAAATTTCGTTGTAGGTACGGCTCGGTTAAGGTGTGCTGAGGGCACGTTTCGCGTGCACAACATATACGGCGATGGGAATTGCATGTTTCGAGCGATTAGTTACATTCTATGGCGAAACGAAGATGAACATCGACAACTTCGTTCAATGGTGCGCTTTACTTTTCCTAATACAACCAGTTTGGCTCGCTATAGTGCTCATTTTCAGCTATGTTACATAGGGATGTGCGGGTACCTGAAATTGCGGCCTCAGGCTCAAATCatgaattaattaatgaattatttgattttaatcTCATCTGTTCTAAATTTATATTGATTCTGAAATTATTTCTTCTAAGATAAATAGTATAAATCACTTGCTATCGTCCAACAGGTTGTCCAACATATCAAGGACAACTGGTATGAATATGGACCGTTCGTGATGGCCGAATGGAACATATCGGACCGTCAAACCTATTGCGATTACATGAGCACGGTCGGCACATTTGCTAGTGAACTGGAGTGCATAGTAGCTACGAAAATCAATTACACGAACCTGTCGATTTATCGGGAGATCAGGGACAGATATGAACTGAAACGGGTGTTCCACAACCATGTGAGCTCTCAGTATGAAACCGTGAGGCTTCTGTTCACCGGAAACTCCGACAGCGGCCATTACGATGTGCTGATACCCGATTGAACTGCGCGCGTCATCGATCAGACTGAAATCATTTGATTAAATTTACATGTGACCGTGTCTACGTCGTCCTTTTTGTTTTTCGAATAAATTGTGCCGTTTTTTCGTACGGAAGTATTTTTCCAGAACACGTCAATTAATTTCAAACTATCCTGCACCAACAGCATTCGTGCCATTTTGTAGTACATACATAGTCCTCGATTAACTGTGCGAGTTTTCAAACAGCCTACTGTTTGCATACCATTAGATCGTCCCCGATTTGTTTAATAGTATTCCTCGGGACTTGGAAGGACGGATAAACATTCCGTCAATGCTTGTCCAAAGTGTTCCGATCCGTTCGTACCGCTTGCACGATGTTCGCGGTTACTTCCTTCTCGCTTTCTTCCAGTGTGTTTGCAAGATCAATGAAAATCTCGTCATTGAAGAAGTCGAAACATTATACGATAAAAAGGAAAACAGGGAGAGTAAGGGCACGGACGAGATGCTATTAAAGACTGCCAGGCCCTGTGCTATTCAGCGGTGCCAAAAGTGGACCCAAGTGGGCCCGGGGATAACGTGGAAGATACTCGTCGGCGGTTCCGCGCTctctacctaaatagaacata
This genomic interval from Halictus rubicundus isolate RS-2024b chromosome 15, iyHalRubi1_principal, whole genome shotgun sequence contains the following:
- the LOC143361278 gene encoding uncharacterized protein LOC143361278 isoform X2, encoding MYILSIEKRAPRAPLLKNAKRCNHFKEEEYFDRGDFCDVGHPIGIRGTKPAHFRSTDWSSCTELISRDSRTVRARKDNNQRTARLRCAEGTFRVHNIYGDGNCMFRAISYILWRNEDEHRQLRSMVVQHIKDNWYEYGPFVMAEWNISDRQTYCDYMSTVGTFASELECIVATKINYTNLSIYREIRDRYELKRVFHNHVSSQYETVRLLFTGNSDSGHYDVLIPD
- the LOC143361278 gene encoding uncharacterized protein LOC143361278 isoform X1 is translated as MYILSIEKRAPRAPLLKNAKRCNHFKEEEYFDRGDFCDVGHPIGIRGTKPAHFRSTDWSSCTELISRDSRTVRARKDNNQRSALFKKGTARLRCAEGTFRVHNIYGDGNCMFRAISYILWRNEDEHRQLRSMVVQHIKDNWYEYGPFVMAEWNISDRQTYCDYMSTVGTFASELECIVATKINYTNLSIYREIRDRYELKRVFHNHVSSQYETVRLLFTGNSDSGHYDVLIPD
- the LOC143361278 gene encoding uncharacterized protein LOC143361278 isoform X3; protein product: MFRAISYILWRNEDEHRQLRSMVVQHIKDNWYEYGPFVMAEWNISDRQTYCDYMSTVGTFASELECIVATKINYTNLSIYREIRDRYELKRVFHNHVSSQYETVRLLFTGNSDSGHYDVLIPD
- the LOC143361278 gene encoding uncharacterized protein LOC143361278 isoform X4, with product MLHRDVRVVQHIKDNWYEYGPFVMAEWNISDRQTYCDYMSTVGTFASELECIVATKINYTNLSIYREIRDRYELKRVFHNHVSSQYETVRLLFTGNSDSGHYDVLIPD